Genomic window (Acyrthosiphon pisum isolate AL4f unplaced genomic scaffold, pea_aphid_22Mar2018_4r6ur Scaffold_9987;HRSCAF=10589, whole genome shotgun sequence):
aTTACATCCATAGTATAAGGCACACTTTCGTTATTCACATTTGACACTGGTTTGAAAAAACTGCTTATCTTTGGTTGTCTTCCTTTCACAGTGATTTCTTTAACGATTAACTCGCGAAGATGCCTTAGATGCTCATAATATGCAGATATGTTTTCATCGTTATTATCTTCAACGTATTTGATGACAATGTTTAGATGATCTTTTATTTCACCAAGTTTTGGCTTAGGGTTTACATTATCATCTGTTTCATGCTGATCATATTCATCCGTTTCAGAGTTTTCTGTAGCAGTCACACTTTCAACAATCTCCTCCTctgttaaaatatgataacttaGACCATATTCATCTGCTTCTAACCACAGCTCAATGTCTTCCAATGTAGCTGAATTTTCACCTCCTTGgtggaaaatgttatgaaaatctTCTGTTTCTAATTCAGCCGTATCTGGTTC
Coding sequences:
- the LOC103311621 gene encoding tigger transposable element-derived protein 7-like, which encodes ILKIPDDKVKALVLLDNCPAHPQVEQLTSDDKKITCMFLPAKQTSLIQPMDQGVIYTAKRLYKKKLLNEILEVEEPAAGEEDRRSYKTLQNHKNYNIRSMIYNFASAVKDIKPSSLINSWKKLLINEEVEPDTAELETEDFHNIFHQGGENSATLEDIELWLEADEYGLSYHILTEEEIVESVTATENSETDEYDQHETDDNVNPKPKLGEIKDHLNIVIKYVEDNNDENISAYYEHLRHLRELIVKEITVKGRQPKISSFFKPVSNVNNESVPYTMD